Part of the Herpetosiphonaceae bacterium genome is shown below.
TGCAGGTGGTGGCGATCGGCGGGGGTGAGGCGCTGGGCGGCGGTGCGGGTGGCGACCAGCTCCAGGCCCTCCATGACGGTAAAGATCTCGATAATCGAGGCTTTGGAGATCGGGGCGACGGTAGCGCCGACATGGGGGGTATTCTCGACGAGGCGCTCGGATTGGAGCATGTGGAGCGCCTCGCGGACGGGGATCGGGCTGACGCCGAGACGCTGCGCGATCGCTTCGA
Proteins encoded:
- a CDS encoding GntR family transcriptional regulator, which produces MQAERSTEQRHRTKQAFVYQSLRDAIMRGDLPPGARLRIEAIAQRLGVSPIPVREALHMLQSERLVENTPHVGATVAPISKASIIEIFTVMEGLELVATRTAAQRLTPADRHHL